agcatacaataatattgtaatttttattttaatgcactaattattatcatcacgTAAAAACTCGGTTCATTTAAAACCTCATTTGCatgtaaaatgcattttatatgtCTTTTACTatcatataagaaaataattaataaacatttattaattaaaattcatctaTAAACTCAAGTGTTTAACAATTATCAACTTTCTTATAACTCaaaaaagtgtttaaaaaaaaaatactaatataaaactaatatcaattttttcaacttatagccttaaattaaaagttggatttttttttttagagacaatcaaaacaaatattaacaatatgttAGACAACTACGAACAAGCGTACGGTTTGAAAGCTGTTTCTAAATTAGCTTCATACATATCAGTATCCGAATTTGGTTTAACAGAAACCGAACTTCTTGAGCTGCTTATGCCAACAACTGGTGATTTTGGAACTCCTTTGAAATTAGAAGAcggaaatttcaatttttccaCATTTTGTACAgctaaaaaaactataagtgagtgaaatgtttttgaaatcataaaaaaaaatgaaatattattaatgggatttatacaaatatatttatagtgccTCTTTTATACGAAAAGTTCATGAGCggccgtatattattatgttggagacataaaataacatttgatgTAGTTATGCAAAGGTATCTTACATCAAAGATACAAAAAAGAACGTTACATATGGAAATAGGAAACTTGTTCTTCAGTGAATTTTCCAAAGATGAATCGGAATCTAAAACTGATGGTTGTAAGTATACACTAATTAGAGTCGTTTaactttttacaaataatcatattataatataaattaattattttataacttttacatattcattctaccgagtataataatcaataaatgtattattacagcAGTGAGTAAAGATGGAGAAACCGTTATACAAAACGACATGACGTACAGTTTGAGACACGTCGAAGAATCATGGATTCATCTGTTGAAAGCAGGTAAATCAacgataaaactaataatacgcTGATTTTGTACCatggttatttaaattaaaaataatacaaatgaaaattCACAGGTGACCACATCAGACTAAAAGAGTTGACGTTGTgtaattttgactttttattGGCGGCTGTACGTACTATATCCGTCAGTTACCTACGATCTATCCTAGAGCACGCACGATGTTATGTGTTGGATAGAGATGTCGAATTGGTTTATTACACAGTGAGAAAATCGAGTGATGTACTAACGAGGGATACTTTGCAGCTCGGGGCACAGATCATCAGTTGGTTACGGCCCGTGGCAGGTAAGCAAACACGTGCATTTCAAATCAAACCAAAATTATGCGTTATAGATATTAACCACATTCCATACTGGCATTACAGATAGTAGCAAACTAATGCATAGAATCATAAGATGTTCGGTATCGTGGTGCGACGGTTTTACAGATCCGTTATTGGTGCCGCATACGAGTTGGTTACAGCCACCTTTACCTCTTCACATCAAGtgtaatgcattattatatattataaacaaaactcaaaaaataaattgttcactCGACTCGATAATAATCTCGACGTGGTTTATTATTCAGGCGTTAACTGTGGTATACCGATCCGTCATATAGCTCCTACGCCTTCAGCGCAGCACGTAGTTGTCATACCGAAAGAAGGAGACGCTCAACTTTGGCACACAATGGGTAACACGAGGGTACAAACGTTCCAAGGACATCAGAAACCGATCAAGTGTTTGAACGTGAACAAAAACCCTCAGTTATTAGTTACCGGTTCTGAAGACCGTAGCGTTCTAGTCTGGGATCTAAATACATACGCTTTATTAGCAAAATACACGTGAGATATTCGTTTCCGTAAAATTACTAAACTTAAAAGTCAACGGCTCAATCGTTAATATTTGAacgattgattattatttaaaaatctaatctgTTGGTATAAGCTTGGccgtattaaatcaaaaatatgtttttataattaacaaagtttcaacaaattaacaacaaaattGTTGGAtggtttcaaaaataaatgactcTAAATGTTTCTCTGCATATATATGGTCATAAACTattcgtttaaataaaatgtataattaatctttttacggtatttttatttctttacagCGAACTAGAATCACTGGTGTTAAGCCTTTGCGTAGCGACGATAAACGACGGTGGCAACAAGGAACTTGGCGTTGTTTTAGGTTgcgaaaatagtaaaatacttcTGTACACATTAAAAGGTAAAATGGTAAGAAAAATTGATTACCACAAAGGACCTGTTACGGCGGTTCAACTTACATCGCAAGACGTTTTGGTTACGGGTACGTATATATACGACATAGTTAAtaggtttaattaaaaattactattataataagttctttgttttgaagaatatttaaatatttcttttttttgttttatcttaatttatttaatctaaacattaaaaattagtaattatattatatttatatatctttgtatagaaataaaaaacatttttataatattttatctaaaatacattttaaaaaatgaacaatttacTTTTGAGAATCTTAACATAACAtgacaacttaaaaaaatagtatgtgGGTTTGatatacgaaattaaaacCTAAGTATGCCTTACCCCCTCCATCCGCATAATGTATGcttgtacaataaatttaatgtataaaatatccgGGAAAAAAATGTGCTTACTtcgtaaactataattttggtGACACGTCTAAACGTTACGGCGCGTGCGCAGGTTCGTCAGATTGCACAGTGTGCCTCTGGGAAATGGACACTCTCGACCTACTCAACACTATCGCTCTGCCAGGGCCCGTTGAAATGTTAGACATATCAGTCGACTCAATGTTCCTGTTGGTTTTGTGCGAGGGAAACCAGTTGTGGCTGCACGCACTGGCGACGGGCACGCTGATACACAACCTAAAAGGATACTGTTCTAAAGTAATGTCAATTGCATTGGCCGAAGACTGTCAGCGGGCAGTAGTGGCCGGTGTTGACTCCAGGGTGTACATATACGACATACATTCGGGAGATTTGGACCTCGTGCCAATATCTACGGCACCGCATCACAAAGAAGTGATCGCTGTAAAAATCACCAACAACGACGACTTCCTCGTCACTGCGGGTGAGCAATACtattgagaaaaatattttatgtgtatatgtgtagAATTATTTCGGTTTTTCACCACTCACGACATTGTGTTGTTGTTATCACTGAACAGGCAACGGCAAGATCGCTTACTGGAATTTCCGGAAAATGGGAAGCGCGCACACGATCAACAAGCAATCGTCGCCGTTGTCTCGAAAGCCGCACACCAGCGCCATCACCTGTTTGGACATATCGAGGGACGGCACAATGGCTGTTACAGGTATGACATGTAATAAGTTAAGTGCTCAAACTCTGATgcaaatgaaattttttagtGCACAGTTTctgtctaataattataaatgcgtgttttaagaaaattacggtttaaatctaaaatattttagtgcaaTTTTCAGGAATAATTCCAATTATGTaggtagataattttaaaaaattgaagtttTATACAAGACATGTCCATAGATACAATATAACTATACTGTTATGTAttaacacgaaaaaaaaaatatgcatttttccGTTGAaacctaattattaaaaaattaaatgtttaaaatgttttatatcaatcaATAGAACACGCCTTGTTGTAGTTTTTATGTAAGATGTAAATTCACTTTTATCTAGCATAAGCTTAATGATGcgtcgtttatttttaatattttaaataataataatatttatcttaaaatcttaaaaaaatagattgtgttatttcaaatatttatacaccagATCAGAGATTACCTTTTATCAGTCATTCCACTCACAATCGTATAGTTTTGATGAACCCAAAAGTTTGTAATAATCTTAATGATTTTAACTAACTTCGATAATGAATGTAAACTTCggcatttgtatttaaattttgaataatataaattgtttgcaTATACATAGATTTTAAGATTGtcgtattattttcatatttaaaaatattcttaatttcattataatattatacaataacagttatattatttattcttaaactaaatttatattttaaattataatcaactcTTTGTACAATGTATCCCTGTTAAAacgtaaataaacaaattaattaattatattaagtcaAATCGTAGTAAACTTTTAGCACAATAAATAGTTCAAACTCAAACCCTGCTTATAACTAGGTATAACACaagtttgtttttatgaaattgaaaaatcaaattacttACGATCATATCTCATCCACACAGGTGGCCTGGACAGTCTGGTTAACGTCTGGCATCTGAACGTAGAAAGCTTGGAAAATGTCTATCAGCTGAACAACAACGAGTTGCACTCCACCATGCACGGTCACACAGCTGCCATAACGTGTCTGGCCATCGCTTCCAACGGACTTTTCGCCGTTTCCGGTTCGGAGGATAAACTTGTGTTGGTCTGGGGCCTGACTGTGGGCAATGCCGTTTTCACGTTCAGCGTAAGaacactttatattataatatacttaatatactcGACGTCATCTGTACCTGCGAGTTTTCGATTTCCGCGTCTTTGAATTTTCGTTTTTCATACGAATAACTGTTATTTGATCAACCGACAGGGCCACCAATCGGCCATCACCGCCGTGGAGGTCACCTCAGACAGCGAGAAGGTCGTGTCCAGCGACAAGGCTGGCGTCATAGCGGTCTGGTTGTCGGACAATGGAACGCTACTCAATTCGGTGATATGCCCAGCGACTAATCTGTCAGTGACCAACAACATGAAATACCTAGTCAGCGGTGACGGCCATTTTTCgtaagtcataatatttttttcgcttGAATCcagaaaattaaactaaaccGCAAACAGCCAGAACCATAATTGTCAATTGCTTACTACTGATGTTGAAATTGATTCCGACCATGACATGTTaagataaaagattttttgataacatatttttttttggtcttaataaacaatattattttaaaaaaaaaaaattgtcattgcAATCGATTcccaactatttttaatattgtttgataaCAACTTATACgatttcaatcaaataatcattgacaataaaatttaggcatatattttattttactattgtactacccatattaattgtatatacctagttattgaaaattttcaaaaaattaaaataaattaaatttttttttgaaaaaattagacAAGGTTACAttcttgtaatataatttttccccTAATTCTTAATAATGTCAATTTAGAAATGATGTAATCTTAGACAAaacctcattttttttttttttttttttactaatcaaAACCTAACGAATCATTAAGGTTCAAGTCACAATATCacagtatatattacatgaaaGTTTTACACAGGCTGCATATCTGGCCGTTATCAATCAAAAACGAGGGAGGACCTTGGACAGAAAAATGGCCGGTCAGTCACACGGAAGAGATAACGTGTTTCGTGATAACGTACGACTCGTTGCAAATAATCACCGGGTCCAAAGACATGTCATTGAAAGTTTGGCAAATTAATGGTGGCAAACTGTCTCAGGTACGTGTATTACCAAAACTAATTATCGTCTATCAACCAGCCTCTCACTGGATGTCGGTCTCTGCCGCTGCGGGTGTAGGAAGAGTTTATTTTCCAGTCAAATGTgggaaatattataggtacttgaaGTTGATCGACTGATTATCGACCGgtcttgaatatattattataataaagtcgcagggtactatttaaaaatcaaaaacttataAAGGTTTCGCTAACAAgcgcataacaataatatgaggACGGCATAAAATGATGGAAATGTTTAGaattatccaaaaaatatcgaaattttCGTTAGATTTCATCAGAACTACCTATCTCCCGCCCTCGACTCCATCACCGCTGGACATATAACTCATAGTCATGTACCCGTGCTACAGGTGTTGGTCGGGCACGAAGACCAAGTAACGTGCGTAGCCGTGGCCATCAGCGACAAATCAATCGTTGTATCCGGTTCGTGGGACGCCAACCTCATCATATGGGACATACACACGGGCGATGACAGACACCTGCTGACCGGTCATCTGGGTCACGTGACGTGCGTCAAGCTGAGCGGTGACGGTTCGGTGGCTCTTTCCGGGTCCGACGACAAACGCATAATCGTGTGGGACACAAAACGCGGGGTGCCGCTCACGTCTCTACAACTGCATCTCCCCATTTTGGGCCTGTCCATGTCCACAGACGTGACTAGGGTAGCGGTACACCTGTATGAGAGCCAGTACTTGCCGATCACGCAGCTGATGAACACGCCCGCGCAATACGTCAAAGTTCCAGTATTCATCAACCGAGGTATTtgcactaaaattataatttataaataaaaacggaaTGATCCATTTTTATTGGACAGACTAGtgctatgtttaataaatttttgtgttttcgagaaaaaataaagttttttacaTAGCGAGAATCACATTAACAATCGGTGACTAGAAACATAccgaaaataaactataaacactttaaaaatattgaaacaagattcattattcaaatattttaaaggtcAGAAACGAGCACTAAAAGTATATTACCACGTTAATTTCTTTCATtggaatataaatacaaaaaaaaaaaaaaaataaaacaatatagttttttaccgTTTAAAGATCAAAGTTTAATACCTAGGCTTTACGTGGAAAATAAAAGGTGGGctatttttcatcaaaatatattttcaaacatgcGTTTGATCGTCCTTATTAAGcctttatacaatgtaatcaCAAAATTCGATCACGCTACTGTCACGCGCTATAGTACGAAACTGTTTTGATTGGCGTAGAACATAATACATACCCGATGTTTTACTTGCCGCAAAAACCAAACGTCAATAAAATACCAGATaggtaaaaaaacaaaataataaggtCACCGTCGTCGTTTTAGACACATCGAttaatgagtataataatttatattaagcgCGTGTCAAGAAggaacataatatacctaaacatattaaacactgtaattatttaatttaataaaactgaaaactctcaataaataatataataaactcggTATCCGCGTTGCGTGAGCCGTATAATCGGTATAGGTACACGCTTGtcgttttattacattttaaaacgacAAGAAAATCACTCCTGATTTACCGAGATTTATACAAAAACGTAACGacgtaaaactattataataacctagaaagaatatattatataatattatattaaaattaaatcttataagcaaattaaatacgagataatattttattttattataattgtattctcAGATTATTTTAATGGCCATCCCGTGTTTATTAACAAAGTGATTTTTTAAACCCGTACAATTACATCACGTTCGAGTACAATGCACAACGCAATTTGTGCATACACATCCACGTTTGAATACACATAGCCCAAAACCGTCCAATTATATCATGAgactacgttttttttttttttttactttttccgTGCAATCATCAATTCTGTCTTTTGAACTTTGTCATACCATGTTCATTGCACTCTACGCtcgtagtattattatttcgaagTATAATTTTTCTCGTTCGCCACACTTTAGTCGCTAAGCAaatttttctacaaaaaaatcggtcaatattataatataataggtacatataaaaataagacttGAACTGAaactaatacctaataattataataatgtgttgatGTTTTTGTCATACCAATATCTTAGAGCACAGATCGCTGGCCGCCAAAAAACCCATGAGGAGGATGTTGATTAAAGAATACTCGTTGGACTCGTACACGTGGCAACGGAAGTACGCGCACTTGACCTCGTCGATAACGCGGGCGGCCGTCGACGAAAAGCTCCGCCGATTTTCTGTTTCAGCCAGCATGGAAGAAATATCAAAACAAGCCAATAATAACGAGAACATGGGATCACAGGTACTTACACACTCAAACGTACTAATACATACGTACGCGACTTAAATACCTACACTCAGTGTATGGATCCctgaaactataaatatttcattttttaatttatttttatgttttgataaaaaattttaaaaatgtatttttttatttaattatttaaaaaaaaactgaagatagccattttgtagagttctttttctgaaaatattgacgttttaacattttaatttcatcaattttctgatttttaatattttttctagtttcaaaaatactgcgaaattattattatgtttacgtcTTGCCAAAAAAATGggacaagataataatatcaaaacattaaattaggtatttaaattgtggaCTATGCCATACTCAAATTACCAAcaagccataaaatattaactattgcgTATTTATACGCTGGCGGACAAAACacctttttttactaaattcaaagtaaacaaaatacatttgttttatctatttattataattattataatataaccgtatttaatactaggtataacaaaaatgtacatattgatattttgtacaatagttattaactttatttaaaaatttaacaatgttgaagaaataaaatatgacgtttATTGTGAGCCACACTGAAACCCGTTCGCCAACCGTACGAGCACGCGGGCCAcatgttttatacaatacCACTATGACACTATCGTGATAATTCACAgttttttcgaaactagaaaaaatattaaaaatcaggaaacttatgaaattaaaatgttaaaacgtcaatattttcagaaaaaaaaactctacaaaatggctatcttcaaatttttttatataattaaataaaaaaatacattttttaacttttttaccaaaacataaaaataaattaaaacatgaaatatttgtaattcttgtccctgtgaatcttattaaaaaaccagagttatgatatctccattatttcaggagatatacttaataaatttcacCGATAATAGAacaaatataatcttatattatttttttttacgaaaattaGTTAGTTTTTTAGGATATATATCCCCCCTAAATGAAAATTCATGTCTACGCCACTACTGCACTACTGTACAGCGTTTTGAACGAGAAATTTACTGATCAAACCACATGTGTTTACAGAATCTGGGTCCCGAACAGGCCGCTTTAGCACAATCGCAACACTTTGACCAATTGATTGCCGAATGGAATAACAAACGGTCGCCTTCCAAATCAACAAGCCGACCGAACGTGGTAAATGCCCGCTAACACCTAAcctaatttaaactaaatgtgGATTTCTGACGTCCCCGTAACTAGTATCTACATTctacatttattatgataagtatACCAGTACTAAattcgacaaaaaaaaaaaacaaaaaatatcagaattttataaatcgatTTTTCTATCGGATCCTCTACAACAGAGATCCCCCACCAGAGTGCcgtgaaattatttgaaatatatttttagtctatAGGCCATAGGGCATAGGGTGCCTCCGAAGTTTTAGAAAATGACTTAAGGTTCTGTGAGTAAAAAAAGGTTGGGAACTTCTACTCTACAGTCTAGTACTCAAGTCTACAGAACGtagtgtaggtacctatatagttaatttgtttACTCGAGACGTCGAACAATCAACATTTTGTAAGGCACGTGATTACCGATTATCGCTATTATCAAGTATATAGGATAATATTACTGGACGATACCCTGATACCCGGATAAAAGATAATCAATAAGACATCACTATACTTTTCAGACAACGAAaaaagtttttcatttatgtattaactCTATAATGGCTTTTTCATTGAGTATTTgtacatataactatataaaataataaataagtaattagtaattactgctttagtaataaaaataaaaattaggtcGCAGAACATTATATTCTAAaggataatgtattatgtataataatcataaatagatatatatataggtaggtacaatataGCTGAGCGttactatagtttttttttttttaatttattggttgttattttaatataaataaaaagaaattccCATACATTTGTAACTTATAGACTTAtgagttcaaaaatatatcaacagaTAATTAACATTTCAGCGCTTACAGAGTCTGAAATTCCTgtctcaaataataattgatatattatactaatatataatatatatgatgatataccatattattattcatgttaCATAGATGTACCTATCATGTGGTatcaatatatagtaataggtatattatattaaaataatgtattattggtACAAAAAGGTTCGAACAGTTGGAAGGCACTGTTAAGGTTTTTCTTcaagtataattaaagtaaaatatattattaaaaaaacaaattatgaaaaaaaaaattatcaaatattaaatttaaaatgtttaatgcatTCTGAAGACgtcttaaatcttaaaaagtagctggtataattattagcgcataacattataaatatttaaataacctatAGTCAACTAATATTTagctgtgaa
This sequence is a window from Rhopalosiphum maidis isolate BTI-1 chromosome 1, ASM367621v3, whole genome shotgun sequence. Protein-coding genes within it:
- the LOC113560752 gene encoding NACHT domain- and WD repeat-containing protein 1; the protein is MNNEDEVQRVFRGELDTAEWAIPRLVKVFVASTRNDFLEERRCILENVGPDLQNLYDSTGLEVEFVDMHYGSELDPMKNPFLFAEHLDEIRNCRKVSRGCFFLCLVGDEHQPCPAPVCIAEDAYEQLKDAAQELNLEWSAVESAYQLDPLNNHYTLPKPNEKDQEQLRLWFEKNEKALVVMQEASQELLSRGLIVDPQIFHSAVQHQTLHALDLDKDHMVVFNREFTGRHNYESGIDETVSSFKHFLKDTVSPDNLIELSVEWKPGGIDGEHPEHDMYLTIFQEAVMSKMQSMINTSIEQRPELNARNKTIQEVLKEAIVHIAHCKDLIKLNPPNPRMDAVTKIRKMMSTTTKHGPIIIHGGLGSGKTSIITTIYRECEKWFDKKPVRIVRFSGVTPRASYNLELLRIICEQLTCVLQPTGLCVPLDASFDPLYISDWFQTLLKRFEDECRSSTLILFIDDLHRLNPLDSDVVAGLSWLPTVLPFNVHIVCTTLYIPDELKMTPLQKDRFRNSEFYVEQPDVNIETIKTNINNMLDNYEQAYGLKAVSKLASYISVSEFGLTETELLELLMPTTGDFGTPLKLEDGNFNFSTFCTAKKTIMPLLYEKFMSGRILLCWRHKITFDVVMQRYLTSKIQKRTLHMEIGNLFFSEFSKDESESKTDGSVSKDGETVIQNDMTYSLRHVEESWIHLLKAGDHIRLKELTLCNFDFLLAAVRTISVSYLRSILEHARCYVLDRDVELVYYTVRKSSDVLTRDTLQLGAQIISWLRPVADSSKLMHRIIRCSVSWCDGFTDPLLVPHTSWLQPPLPLHIKCVNCGIPIRHIAPTPSAQHVVVIPKEGDAQLWHTMGNTRVQTFQGHQKPIKCLNVNKNPQLLVTGSEDRSVLVWDLNTYALLAKYTELESLVLSLCVATINDGGNKELGVVLGCENSKILLYTLKGKMVRKIDYHKGPVTAVQLTSQDVLVTGSSDCTVCLWEMDTLDLLNTIALPGPVEMLDISVDSMFLLVLCEGNQLWLHALATGTLIHNLKGYCSKVMSIALAEDCQRAVVAGVDSRVYIYDIHSGDLDLVPISTAPHHKEVIAVKITNNDDFLVTAGNGKIAYWNFRKMGSAHTINKQSSPLSRKPHTSAITCLDISRDGTMAVTGGLDSLVNVWHLNVESLENVYQLNNNELHSTMHGHTAAITCLAIASNGLFAVSGSEDKLVLVWGLTVGNAVFTFSGHQSAITAVEVTSDSEKVVSSDKAGVIAVWLSDNGTLLNSVICPATNLSVTNNMKYLVSGDGHFSLHIWPLSIKNEGGPWTEKWPVSHTEEITCFVITYDSLQIITGSKDMSLKVWQINGGKLSQVLVGHEDQVTCVAVAISDKSIVVSGSWDANLIIWDIHTGDDRHLLTGHLGHVTCVKLSGDGSVALSGSDDKRIIVWDTKRGVPLTSLQLHLPILGLSMSTDVTRVAVHLYESQYLPITQLMNTPAQYVKVPVFINREHRSLAAKKPMRRMLIKEYSLDSYTWQRKYAHLTSSITRAAVDEKLRRFSVSASMEEISKQANNNENMGSQNLGPEQAALAQSQHFDQLIAEWNNKRSPSKSTSRPNVFLSKQNSRSSRQHSADDESHGSDDFI